Within Gasterosteus aculeatus chromosome Y, fGasAcu3.hap1.1, whole genome shotgun sequence, the genomic segment CAACCGGAGAACCCGAGTGGTTGGAAATTTGTTGTATTTTACGGTCTTAGGATAAACAAAGTCATTTAAGGACAGACATGGCGCTCACGGAGGCTGACGTAAAGAAACAGGTAACGCTAAAATAACTCTCGTTTCTGTTATGTTTACTTTTGTTATTAGTCCACGTGACATAATTATGTTAGCCACCGCCAGATGTTAATACACTTTACGCAAATTAAACAGCTTAACTTAACATTGCCCGTCACGTGGTCTGGTAGCGTGAACCGAAATAAAGTCCAACAATACGTCTAATAAGAAAAACACTTATAATAACAAGTCTTTCCCAACGTAAAGTCACAGTTCtgactttaattaaaaaaaactactctGTGCAGATCAAGCACATGATGCAAGAGGAAAGAGGCCGgcgagaaggtggaggagatcGACGCAAAGGTAAACCCTCCGGTGCGCCTCCCCTCCGTCATTCTGGAGGTGGTGCTCGGCGGGGATCGATAACGGGTCTCGCCCCCACCCGTCTGTTCGCAGGCGGAGGAAGAGTTCAACATCGAAAAGGGTCGTCTGGTGCAGACTCAGAGGGTGAAGAACATGCAATTCTacgagaagaaggagaagcagatcGAACAGCACAAGAAAATGTCAGTTGTTTGATCAAACTGCcagttttggaaaaaaataaaacatcctaTTGGCAGAGATAACGTTTGTACACACCCTAAAAGTCCCtttaaatctttatttattaGCAGCTCTAAATAAATCTCGTGTTCGGGGACATGGACATCACATGACAGACACGGATCACAAACCACGTTAGTGTGAAGGCTCATTGGCCTGGAGATTCTGCAACACAACAGGCCTGTGTGGGTTTGTTCATTTATCagcattatttttttccacatggCATTCATAATCTTTAATTTGCGTATTGCAAGTCTTCCATTTTGACTTTGTCAGTCCTCTGGTGGATTGGAAGGCTGTTGAACAGATCCAATAGCGGCGTCAAAAATATGAAATCGGTTCTTACCagttgcaggttttttttctttcggtcACTTTGCTGCTCTGGTACTTTGTTGTTATGAACTTCTTATCCCTTCACTCAAGCTCAGTTCTGGCTAACTAACCATTTCTGTCTACATCTTCTCGGGAAATTGACGTCATCAGACGAGCTTCGTAAAACCCGGTTGCGTTGGCGAAAGTGTCATTAAATCAGTGTTTTCCGTCATAACTTTCTGTTGTGACTCATTGAATGTTCTTTCCACTCTCACAGCCAGATGTCTAACCTGCCAAACCAGGCGAGGCTGAAGGTGCTGACGGCCCGCGACAACATGATCACGGTGATCACTGCTCTTATTTCACACATAATCTCCATGTGTCTTTTTCTAATAACCAACTGATTGTAAATTCTTTCACTTGTGTTGGATTCCGACAACGCAACAACAAATGACAGCGATTACACGCAATAACAAACAGCGCCGTCCGTTATTATAAACGGGATTTTTTCCAAATATCTGAAGACAAGCTTATGAGAAACTCGTTCATGTCTTTGAGGTgatctaaatgaataaaacctcTCTCCTCTACTTTTGTTCCTCTCAGGACTTGTTGAACGAGGCCCATCAAAGACTCGCAGAGATCGCCAAGGACCCTACGAGTTACTCCGCCTTACTGGAGGGCCTGGTGCTTCAGGTAAAATCACTCTCTTACTAACAACTGACTGGTTTCTCTTGGTTTTCTGAGTGTACTGTGCCGTCATTTAAGGGTTTCTATCAACTGCTGGAACCTAAAGTGACCGTCCGCTGCCGACAGCAGGATGTGGAAATGGTTCAGGTGAGGTCGAGCACAGTGCTGCGTTAGAGTTGGAAATTGCAGGCAATTACAACCTTGGTTGACTTTGTGGTAGTTGGTAGTGTTGTGATTATAagcctttgttttattgcttgTTAGGCTGCAGTTAATAAGAACATCCATATCTACAAAGAGGCACTGAAGAGCAACGTAGTCGTCAAAATCGACCAGGAACGCTTTCTTCCATCAGAGATGTGAGATGATTGAATGCACTTCTTCACCCATTCTTACtcttttaaattttaaatgtacgaccagatttatttattatttatgtaaaaggggaagaaaaaaacaactttaaaatgagTTTAGTTGTCTGGTCATTGCGACCGCTCTTTGTTTTAACAGCTGCGGAGGGATCGAAGTGTACAACGACAACAGGAAGATCAAGGTGTCCAACACTTTGGAGAACAGGCTTGAGCTGATGGCACAACAGGTAGAGTCAGGTTGATCATctgtgaatacacacacacacacacacacacacacacacacacacactcagtttgTGCAGCCTGCCTGTGGAGGGCAGCAGAGCCCACTAGTCCGTCCGGGTTTCACACAAATGAACCAACTGTGTTTTGGTGATAGTTTATTGAGAATCCTTGGGAAGGATTTGTTGACAAAGCTGCCGCACAGACGAGCAACCTCACAACTACAAAGGCTTCCTGGAAAAGATCTATTGTGATACATCAGAATATATGCTGGGAAACATTACCTAACCTCGATATTGCCGTTATGCACGGACATTGTACAAAGGTTCATGTTAGAAGTCTCACGCCTAAGGGGTCCGAACCATACGGTTTGATTCCGAAGGTTAGCACAAGCTAGAAGCAAGATGAGATTTAAATATCAACAAATTAGGGGATTACATGTCCCTCAGCGGTCATGTGTGTCCACCAGACACACGGCGATGTAGAAGAATGTTGCCCTAAagcctctgtgtttgtcttgtttctCCACTGGtttacttcattcattcatccaggtttctccttctcttttcttcgTGTACTTATTTGTGTGCCGACTTTACACCTGACAGATGATGCCTGAAATCCGAGTGGACTTGTTTGGAGCCAATCCCAACCGCAGGTTCACGGATTAACAGCGGATCGGAAGAGCGCGGCGTGTGTGAACCATACGAGCCCACCAAAGAGCTTCATCACGAGGAGCTTAAGTCTCACCATCACTTACCATTGAGTGTATGCGATGATACTACTGTGTTAATGtatgttctttttcatttttgcacTTATTGAGCACATGATAATGCAAAAGTGGCCTTTTATTCATGTGCCTTTCTTCAGTTGTTTTGGAAAACCAGTTACTCTTTGATGCTTTAGTTAATGAATATTTATCAAAATTCATATTTAGGTCAAATCACATGCCTTGTCAATATTTTTTTAGAATACGGCCTATGTGATTGGTTACAAGGCATGTTTGCCAAACAGTTGGATTGCGTGTGCATgcggacagaaaaacaaatgtccacCATGGTTGTGAAGCTTCTGAAgttcaaaaaacaaataaataaatgtgtgtgacaCTAAGAAATGAGACATCTTTATTTACAGTGCGTAAACAAACCTTTTACTCCGGCTATGTTTGATCTACAAAGAGGAAAATGCAGTAGCCTAGGTACAGTAGCCACATCACAACGTGTCTtacattaaaaatgttaaaaaaaaaaaaaaatcttttagtgCCACGCAGTGGATTGAAGTAATGGCAAAGAGTTGGCAAGACGAGGTGCCGTACTCGTCCATGGGTCTAACAAATAGAATTGTCCTCGCTAAATTGGACTCACGTACCAAATCAATGATCCAAAACTCCCAATTCCACTGAATTCATTCAAGACGTACAGTTTTTATGATTGAGGAACAACCAGCACTCATAAggctttaattgtatttttttgtgtgtaactaAGGAATAACATATCCTTCAAAGGTTTTATTTAAGCTGTGTGGAGAAGAGTCGAGCCTTCCAGCAGTTTCACCTGACCCGAGCAGCAAAGTGAGCCGTGTGTTAGGGTATATTGTACGGGATGCCGGGATTAAAGCATCACCATCAGATTAACGACTGACCTCAGAGTTCCTGCCAGCCGGCACCTCCCAATCTACCGCGAGAATCCCAGATTACAAATCAGACCTCTGGGAATGGGAGGGACGTATAAGAGGACAGAAGGAGATTAAACTCATTTTCCCGGAGAAACacgtcaaaaacattttttaactctGATCTCATGCATTTGACGCCAGTTCAACGGGATGCAAAGTCAGTTGCTGATAAGcattaaagggggactttgtcaCTTGCATAGGACGAACCTAGAGGAACCCGATTAGTGATTAGAACCCGCTGGTCCACGTGTTAGTAAAATAGACCCTTGGAATGTGCGACCGTTCCCCCGTCCTTTGGTTGGCCGtgtttccctctctctgcatCCAGCGTTCTCTGCATCAGTCGCGTCATTTGTTCAACTGCAGCGACGAGGGGGGCATCCCCCGTCGCCAACGCCAAGCTCCGCTATCCCAGCAGACCCAGCAGCGTCTCCCCGACCCCGACGAAGTAGACCCCCTGCGCGATGCCGAAAAGGGGAGCGATGACCAGTGCACGGCACGCGGCGCCCTTCAGGAACGCCGACGGGCCCTCGCGCATCATGATGCGCCTGCCAAAGCGCGCGGGAGAAAGAAATCGTTACGTGGCCCTTCAAACATTTGGAAACACTAAGGCAATAAATGTTGTCTCGCAGGCCAACGTCTCACCGTGTGCAGTCCACAATTCCTTTGTACGTGTCCTCGCCGTCACCTTTCTGCAGGGTCTGCAGGCGAGTCTTTATGACTGTagagtaggggtgtaacgattaattttaacaacgattcgatttgaatcgcgattcaaggttgccgattcgattcatggacgatggGTTCATTtcgaacgattcgattcagtgactttactggacagtgcaggcaaagtttctgagatccctgttgtttcttgtaaggaaatcaggtttaaattaattatggatattataaacgagcaaacaacaattaatggcaaatttattaaccttttatttgaatcaagtgccattttcaatgtaaacattactcaataattacacaatgtttggatcaattcacagaaccctggattttcaaccacattgtagggtcgcatgtctttacagataaacttggcaattgttactgtgatgttgagtttggtgctggcgaggcctgaggtgtctgcagagctgcagttaccttctgctgctgcagcggtaacgctagAGGAGGCAAACGCGCATCCAGAACGTTTTTGTACTTagatccaatgtgcagtttccaaatCGATataatcgattatgtaccatttcaatcgatttgtaatggATATATGTCGTCTGGAATGCCGATTTgtggagcacagatcgattcggTTGGATCGCAGAAATATAAATCgcttaatcgattcagtgaatgaatggtTACACCCCTATTGTAGAGGCATTTATGTACTGGTGAGATCAAAGATTACATGACTGAGGCTGACTACGACTGTGTTATTTTGGTGTTATTGTACATTTAGCACGAACAAAGCAAATTGCACCACATCCTGTGCAGCTAAAAACTCCATTCTCTGACACAGGCCACAAGTGGAAGGCCGGTCACAGAGATCCAGCGACGAGCTGTGTCACcgggtgtgtgtgcacacacctgCTATCTTTGTGAGTAACAGAAGCTTCCATTCAACCCTTCTCACTTTGGGTGCGATCTTTCTGCCACTTACCATCCAATGGCGTTACAGCCACAGCTGCCACTGAGCCTGCGCCGCAGCCGGACACAAAAGACTGCCAGAACGGCGCCCGGGCCTGCGCGTCACCCGCTGCTTCCCGGCCCAGCGCGTTTAGGTTGGCGAACAGTGGGAAGTAGATCATTGAGAAGGGGACGTCCCTGAAAATGAGGATTACAGAATATGTCAGATtgaaggagagacggagaggaaggaATATGGAGGCTGGTATACGGGGGGGAAGATGGACAGTAAACGTGGCCCCATTCAGCTTCAGTACGACAGCCAGACGTAGCTGCAGGAATCTATTGATCAGCGTTGATTGTCAGAGTTCGACAGGAAGTACAATTAATGGGTTATGCAATGTGAAATCAACTCATTGAAACAGAGATGACGGACTTGAATGGTGGGAGAGAACACTTGCAACTGTGCATGGTCatgaaagtgaaacattttttttagacgTGCTACGTgagagcaaaataaaataatgttacaTAATAATGTTacacactgagtgtgtgtgtgtgtgtgtgtgtgtgtgtgtgtgtgtgtgtgtgtgtgtatgacctCATTAACGTTGCTCCTGCCCCCCTGTAGAGGCCTGCCAGGCCACGAGTCTTCAGCAACTCCACAGTGATGCTGGTGGCCGAGGtccgagggggagggggagggggagggggagggggagggggaggtcgTGCTGTTGGGTGGGGCACCAATGATTGAGCTGTACCAGAGGCAGCAGCCTGAGCTGGAGTCGGAACAGGCCTCTGGGCAGCTGATGGTCAAACGCAGAGTGTCCCAGGTAAGCAACACTCAACAACCAAATCAATCttagcaacaaaagaaaaggtgcATTTTTAATGTACAGTTGATGTACATTAAATCCAGTAACCGACTAACCGAGCCTTCCTGCATCCTGCAGCTGGATCTTAAGCATCTCCATAGGAGTGGTGACGATCACCTGACAGGTCCCGGCCCCACACCCTGCCAGGACCTCCCCCCACAGGGGTAAATGCCTGGAAACACAAGAGGATCAATAACAAATAAGAGCATAAACCTTTGCAGTGAAGGGCAAAGAGTCGGTATATTGAAGCCACTTACTTATTTTTCATTCTCTTTAGGCAAATTACACTAATCTATGTGCTTAAATTGCGAGGAGGATGTTTGAGCTGAACCTATTTTATGTAGCTTCATTATGTGATGGACCGTTGAAGGGCGAAAAAAATCCATTTTACCCATCCTTAGAGAGCTCCTGTCTGAAGACGTCGTTGGCCGCCAGCTTGATGGCTTTTTCTGGTGTGACGAGCGTGAGGTTCACCACTGCACCTGGAGAAGACAAACGGGCTGATGACACACAACCAACGAGGAACGCAAATAGAGCAAACCTGCACACAAGCTCATGGCTCACGTCGAGGAGCAGCAGACCCCACTTTGTTATGACCGTAGGCCTCGCAGGACAAACAACAGATGAGGCGGCCGGATTAAGTTTGCAGTAAAGCTTAGTTGAAGTCTTGTTTGTCACAGGGATTAGAAAACGTACCTCTGTAGCATCCGAAATAGCCCTCCGAGCGTATCGTCTTTGCGAGGCAGTCCAACCTgtgaagacaaaaagagaaggcaatttactttttgtgtgttttgtcaaaatgttCTAGAATATGTTCATGTTTCAATAATAAGTCTACTGACAGACAAAGACCAAGCGGAAAGTCAGCCTTGTGACTGGGCTTTGAATGGAAGTTATCCAAGCTATTTTTCCATGTCTGACTCAGAGAGGAAACCTGCAGTCTAAAATGTGATGTTTACTGGGATGACCACACCCAACCAGCCAGCAAAGCCCACCAGATGTGCGCAGTTAGAAGAGTTGGTGTCGGTTtagtttttgtgcatttgttttatCTGGTTTAAGTCACCACAAAGGGGCGTCAACTAACACAACGTATTCAGTCTTTCCCTTAACTCACGTGACaccaaaggaaaaggaaagagtGTGTTGAGCGGTGGTGATCCACCCTTTGATATTCAGTGGAAACTATATCGGCATCATGTAAATAGACCTTACTGGTTTGAAGCTCAAATTAGAGTGCCGTTACCCAGCGAGAACGTTTTGCTGTCGCACACCAGCAGATATTTTGCAATGCTTTCACACTTCAGAAACTTAAATTTCTAGATTTAAGATGCCCTAAGAGCCCCTTTTTCAACAAATACCATTAAAAGGTATTGTTTAGGGATGCTAAGACAAACTGCATACATGTATCGGGTTAACCTGGGACGGGGGAGTACTACTCACATTCCTTTGTAGACCTGGACGCCCTGCTGGTTCTGTAGGCGGGTCTTGGCCAGGTCAATAGGAAATACACAAGTCACACCAACCAGGCCTGCCACGCCCCCATTAATCAGCTTAGCAGGGAGGCTGCTAGGGGATCAACAAAGATACGGTCCCACACGCAGCCAGAGAAGCATTCAAACACAGTCGCCAAGTGCAAATGACACATCCAGCCAAGCACgcggacagagagagtgagagcccGATGTTAAGCACCCGGCTCACATTATCAATGCATTTTTCCGTTTTTCATCGAGCTGAACAAGCCTGATACTCACCTAACTTTCTTCTCCGCCATCCTGCTGGTGTTTGGGCTCCAGGCCCAAGAccactactcctcctcctcttcttctttttcctccgtcgacccctcctcttcctcctccttttcctctcccctcccgcACTGGCGCGCCGCCCAACGTGGTCACCACGGCTTAACCCTCACCTGCCCGCCCACGCCACAAATGCAGATCACCGCTCCTTTCAGTATGGCAGCAACGGGCCGCCTTGGTTCCCCTCCGCGCTGCAGAGGCCGGcgccccttctttttttttgttgctgaaaCCACAACGGAATCTGTTGAATCTGTGTCTTCTGTCCCCGCCTGCCTGCTTTGTTGTAGCTCACGGCAAAGCCCAACTTCAAATCCCCCGCAACCTGGAAACACAAAACGCATGTAATTGATAAGGGTTGAATCACATGAAAGGTAACAAGGGAGAGCAGTGTTCCTCTTACTCTGCAGGGCGCTGAACGCCTCTGTGAAGGAGTGTGTCTTTGAGTCTGGAGGATTGACACACCTCACATTAACCAGAGAGCCGATCAATCATCCTCCAGATTTAGATCATTGGTAAATGTGAACAGCTCACCCCACGACTTCCACATCGAGACAAAACATCTTGGGTCCCTCTCATCTGCCCGCTAAAAGGGATCAGAGGAATTGATCTAGCGAGGCGGGCCAAACTGAAAATGAGGGGCTTACCGGTGTTCTTTTACCCCATTGGAAAATCCAGCTTTTAACAAAGGACTGAAAAGGAGATTTGAATAGACATGGAATAACTAGTTTGAcataatgttttctttgtttgttctggAAGTACATTTTGCTGTCCGCCCTGAGGAGATAATAGAAAACGCAGTTCAAACCTTATCTTGGTTTCACAGCCATCCAACAGAaatttctttgcttttctctgtttctccaatttttttttatgcctttttctcctcctgtcttCCCACCTTCGGTCAGCTCTTTAATTAATCTCTCTCTTAATCGCTCCACATCCATTCCACCTCTATTTTTTCCACTGTAAACCGTCACTCGATCCTCGCCTGTCCTCTCCAACAGAAACATCTCATCATCAATCACTTTGCACTGTTTAATCTTCTCATCTCGATTCGTATCGTTTTTTCATCACCTTTCATCGCATCATTTTTCTTCCCTTATTTATGTCCACCTCATACGCTTGTCTTTTCCATTGCTGGATGCTGGTCAGATTCTACACATGCCTTTCGCTGTGCCCCTTTGCTGTGAAACTTTCTTTCAGCTCAgctccattcacacactgtggtGACCCTGCCAAAAAAACCCAGACAAGGCCGCCCTAAACCCCGAGCCAACCTCCAGCTCCCGGACCCCTCAAGAACTGCACTGCATCACGCCACACCTCACACAAGTCCCTGTGtgacagctttaaaaaaaaaaagtcccatcAACAGAGCAGTGTATGTATGTAGTGTATGTAGCAGTGGAGAAAAACTGGTCTTACCTTTGTCGGTGCATCCCACACACTGGATCAAAGCTGTCCGCTTTCTTTCACTTCAAACAGTGCGTGCAGCAATTGGTAGTCGAGCGAGAGTGGtccgaaagagagagagagacagagagagagaccagccGCCGCTTAGGGACCGTTGCACAATCATCAGCATTGTCCTGCTGCCTCTAAGTCCCTCCCTCTCGTGGTGACTCGCTTCTGTGTGACACAggcccagcagcagagctctgcaCTAACACAACTCGACATAAACTGCCACAAGGAACACCAACAGACGCAGCCCCCCCGGGGGGTGCAAATAGTCACAGTTATAACTCAGTGTGTATTTTCTCTAACGATCTGTGTTTGTATACAGCATGAACCGCAACGCACAAAAAGGATTGCCATCAGTAAGCGGCTCTCTATTCAACAGCACTGGTGTTACATAATACGTCTAGGCACACATGAATTCCACAAATGTTAAGAGACTTACAGGGATTTATCATTATGATTATTACTGTATGGGatattttgtttaattgtaaAGTCAGGTGATTATTAGAGAACAGAAAGTTATGTAAGGACATTAACAAAAAGAGCATGTGACATGCGACTACTTATTGACCCTAAACTAGTTTTTCATGAGCATTGATTGATGTATTGATTCCTGTTGATGGAAAAACAATTACTGTCAGTGATCATTTCCCTCATCGTCGGGgaaaacattgtaaaatatCCTGTGCAaggaaacaaaaatatttatttacattttcatttcagtgcAAACTGTGGCAGCCAAGTTGTTACTTAGTGAAAGCATCATATGTACCAACTCTCAGTCCGATGTGCATACATGCACCATTTGCTCACTGACCACATGTGTTACAGAACCACAAGGCTCCCTtttgaaatgaagaaatatAGTCAGAAATAAAACCTCATAATTGAGGTGTCCTGAAAGGGGTGGAGGAAGTATGCTCGACTGAAGTTAAAGTAACAGTAGCATAGTGTAATGTTTACGTTAATAGAAGGAAGGAATAACATGAGGAAATGGGCAGGAAGTATCAGAAATATAAGTTATCATCATACAGAGAGGAACCtgcctgtgtttttgtgtattagACTATCTATATGTTACTATTCATGACTACAAGCAGCGCTTGAATGACGCTGGATGAGGATGGAGAAATTTCGAATTGCTATTATATAGGTTAATAGGGAATAAAAGTGCttcatatattataaatataagtATAGAAAAGcattcaataaatatatatatataaatatatatatatatatatatttttttttttttattttttttttttttttattttatatatatatatatatgcttgaAATTGAACAAGCTCCAAATTCAATACCCTTCTCGAAAAATCATGAACTTTCCTCTTGCACCACCTTCAGgccaaaatgttaacttttacACTTggtatttcattcatttgattgaATGCCATTAAATGAAATGCCTCGAATGGGGTTTAAGTTTTGAACATGCCATGTTTTCATGAGGATGTTatctgactttttaaaaataaatataatcacGTAATCGAAATGAATTCATGCATTAAGTATACTTTCAAATTTACACATAATTTGGAACAAGCTTTAAAAGGacagtgttttttaaagaaaaatgatttaatcaaacattcaactatttttttttgaaGCAAATTCTTTTTAACCAAATTTCTTTTTACCATTGCTTTTTATTCACGCGGCAAACACCTGAGCAAGACGACTTACAAAATGTGTGACatgacctttcttagaaaaaatgaaaataaattgggATATATGCAAAGAGTGGCAACTTTGGCAGTAACTGTAACCATGCGCAGCTGCTGTCTCGCAGCACTTTTTAACATATTGCGATGGAGGGAGCCCCTGTGCAGTGTATAGGCCAATGTCCTTCCCGCTGTTGTTTACATCATCTAGCCTGCTGGTAGCTGCCTGTATACgaaattgtaaatattgatgcattgtaaCGTTGAAACTATTGAGAAGTGCTGAAAGCTTTTtgtgtatattgtatatatatatatatatatattagtagtagtataggTATATAATATAGTTATATTACAGTTCATTCAAAGGCCTAATTTTTTTCTCAGTGCTGAAGACACGTCAGGAAGTGACAGAGAAAGCAGTGGTAAGAAATGTTCAAATCGTTGCAGTACCAAACCAAGACACAATTACAGAGATGATTTtgagcacatttatttctgcattaaaaaacaaagcagagattattttatttcaaccactagtaatattatatttttttgtcaagAGTACTAGGCTTaaaacagcggttcccaaactttttttcctgcgcACCCCCTTCCATGTCCCAACCGGGTTGGCGCACCCCCAattcacactttaaaaaaaacgcaacaaaactttgttttatcgtcatatagactcatgtttaaacatgcgcaAATAACCACATCAACACAGGCTGAATTAAACTGCAA encodes:
- the LOC120808731 gene encoding LOW QUALITY PROTEIN: V-type proton ATPase subunit E 1 (The sequence of the model RefSeq protein was modified relative to this genomic sequence to represent the inferred CDS: inserted 2 bases in 1 codon); translated protein: MALTEADVKKQIKHMMQXRKEAGEKVEEIDAKAEEEFNIEKGRLVQTQRVKNMQFYEKKEKQIEQHKKIQMSNLPNQARLKVLTARDNMITDLLNEAHQRLAEIAKDPTSYSALLEGLVLQGFYQLLEPKVTVRCRQQDVEMVQAAVNKNIHIYKEALKSNVVVKIDQERFLPSEICGGIEVYNDNRKIKVSNTLENRLELMAQQMMPEIRVDLFGANPNRRFTD
- the LOC144391006 gene encoding mitochondrial glutamate carrier 1-like isoform X1; protein product: MAEKKVSSLPAKLINGGVAGLVGVTCVFPIDLAKTRLQNQQGVQVYKGMLDCLAKTIRSEGYFGCYRGAVVNLTLVTPEKAIKLAANDVFRQELSKDGHLPLWGEVLAGCGAGTCQVIVTTPMEMLKIQLQDAGRLAAQRPVPTPAQAAASGTAQSLVPHPTARPPPPPPPPPPPPPRTSATSITVELLKTRGLAGLYRGAGATLMRDVPFSMIYFPLFANLNALGREAAGDAQARAPFWQSFVSGCGAGSVAAVAVTPLDVIKTRLQTLQKGDGEDTYKGIVDCTRRIMMREGPSAFLKGAACRALVIAPLFGIAQGVYFVGVGETLLGLLG
- the LOC144391006 gene encoding mitochondrial glutamate carrier 1-like isoform X2 — its product is MAEKKVSLPAKLINGGVAGLVGVTCVFPIDLAKTRLQNQQGVQVYKGMLDCLAKTIRSEGYFGCYRGAVVNLTLVTPEKAIKLAANDVFRQELSKDGHLPLWGEVLAGCGAGTCQVIVTTPMEMLKIQLQDAGRLAAQRPVPTPAQAAASGTAQSLVPHPTARPPPPPPPPPPPPPRTSATSITVELLKTRGLAGLYRGAGATLMRDVPFSMIYFPLFANLNALGREAAGDAQARAPFWQSFVSGCGAGSVAAVAVTPLDVIKTRLQTLQKGDGEDTYKGIVDCTRRIMMREGPSAFLKGAACRALVIAPLFGIAQGVYFVGVGETLLGLLG